The proteins below are encoded in one region of Flavobacterium sp. IMCC34852:
- the rplR gene encoding 50S ribosomal protein L18, with product MSLTKTERRQRIKFRIRKIVSGTAAKPRLSVFRSNKEIYAQLIDDVNGVTLLAASSKDKGVDIKGTNVEVAAAVGKLAAEKALKAGITEVTFDRGGYLYHGRIKSLAEGARAAGLKF from the coding sequence ATGTCATTAACAAAAACTGAAAGAAGACAAAGAATTAAATTCAGAATCAGAAAGATTGTTAGCGGTACTGCTGCTAAACCAAGATTATCTGTATTCAGAAGTAATAAAGAAATCTACGCACAACTAATCGATGATGTGAATGGAGTTACTTTATTGGCTGCTTCATCAAAAGATAAAGGAGTAGATATTAAAGGTACAAACGTAGAAGTTGCTGCTGCTGTTGGAAAATTAGCTGCAGAAAAAGCGTTAAAAGCCGGAATTACTGAAGTAACTTTCGATAGAGGAGGTTATTTGTACCACGGTCGTATTAAATCATTAGCTGAAGGCGCAAGAGCCGCTGGACTTAAATTCTAA
- the rpmD gene encoding 50S ribosomal protein L30 produces MAKLLVKQVRSKINCPLTQKRGLEALGLRKMGQVVEHDSNPAILGMINKVKHLVSVEEVK; encoded by the coding sequence ATGGCTAAATTATTAGTAAAACAAGTTAGAAGCAAAATCAACTGTCCTCTTACCCAAAAAAGAGGATTGGAAGCTTTAGGTCTTCGTAAAATGGGACAAGTTGTGGAGCATGATTCAAATCCGGCTATCCTTGGAATGATAAATAAAGTTAAACACTTAGTTTCCGTTGAGGAAGTTAAATAA
- the rpsH gene encoding 30S ribosomal protein S8 gives MYTDPIADYLTRVRNAVMANHKVVEIPASNLKKEITKILFDQGYILSYKFDDTTVQGTIKIALKYDKDTKESVIKDIQRISKPGLRKYAGAAKLPRILNGLGIAIVSTSKGLMTGKQAKQLNVGGEVICYVY, from the coding sequence ATGTATACAGATCCAATTGCAGATTATCTTACGAGAGTTAGAAATGCAGTGATGGCAAACCACAAAGTGGTTGAAATCCCGGCATCCAACTTGAAAAAAGAAATCACAAAGATTTTATTCGATCAAGGATATATCTTAAGCTACAAGTTTGATGACACTACCGTTCAAGGTACCATCAAAATCGCTTTGAAGTATGATAAAGATACTAAAGAGTCAGTTATCAAAGATATCCAAAGAATTAGTAAACCAGGTTTACGTAAATATGCAGGTGCTGCAAAACTACCTAGAATCCTTAACGGATTAGGAATTGCTATTGTTTCCACTTCTAAAGGTCTAATGACCGGGAAACAAGCTAAGCAATTAAATGTTGGTGGAGAAGTAATTTGTTACGTATACTAA
- the rplO gene encoding 50S ribosomal protein L15, which yields MNLSNLQPAEGSTHNQNKRLGRGEGSGKGGTAARGHKGAKSRSGYSKKIGFEGGQMPLQRRVPKFGFKNINRVEYQGVNLDSLQALVDNGIVTDTVDFTVFVENRLATKNEVVKILGRGELKAKLKVTAHKFTATAKAAIEAAGGEAVTL from the coding sequence ATGAATTTAAGTAACTTACAACCTGCTGAAGGGTCTACACACAATCAAAATAAAAGGTTAGGTAGAGGAGAAGGTTCTGGTAAAGGTGGTACCGCTGCACGTGGTCACAAAGGAGCTAAGTCTCGTTCTGGTTATTCTAAAAAGATTGGTTTTGAAGGAGGGCAAATGCCACTTCAAAGACGTGTGCCTAAGTTTGGTTTCAAAAACATCAATCGTGTAGAATACCAAGGGGTAAATCTTGACAGTCTTCAAGCTTTAGTAGATAACGGAATTGTTACTGATACAGTAGATTTTACTGTATTTGTAGAAAACCGTTTGGCTACTAAAAATGAGGTAGTTAAAATTTTAGGAAGAGGAGAATTAAAAGCAAAATTAAAAGTAACTGCTCACAAATTTACTGCTACAGCAAAAGCGGCTATTGAAGCTGCCGGTGGTGAAGCTGTAACCTTATAA
- the rplF gene encoding 50S ribosomal protein L6, which translates to MSRIGKNPISIPAGVTVEVSETVITVKGKLGQLTQEYADVTVKVEEGQLVVERPSDSKDHRAKHGLYRSLINNMIVGVSEGFTKELELVGVGYRASNQGQKLDLALGFSHNIVLEVAPEVKLETISEKGKNPIVKLTSYDKQLIGQIAAKIRGFRKPEPYKGKGVKFVGEVLRRKAGKSA; encoded by the coding sequence ATGTCAAGAATAGGTAAAAATCCAATTTCGATTCCTGCTGGTGTAACTGTTGAAGTTAGTGAAACAGTAATTACAGTTAAAGGAAAATTAGGTCAACTTACACAAGAGTACGCAGACGTAACAGTGAAAGTTGAAGAAGGTCAACTAGTAGTAGAAAGACCATCTGATAGCAAAGATCATAGAGCAAAACACGGATTATACAGATCATTAATCAACAACATGATTGTGGGTGTGTCTGAAGGTTTTACTAAAGAATTAGAATTGGTTGGAGTAGGTTACAGAGCTTCTAACCAAGGACAAAAGTTAGACTTAGCGTTAGGTTTCTCTCATAATATTGTTTTAGAAGTTGCTCCGGAAGTAAAGCTAGAAACAATATCTGAGAAAGGTAAAAACCCAATCGTGAAGTTAACATCTTACGACAAACAATTAATCGGACAAATCGCTGCCAAAATCAGAGGTTTCCGTAAACCTGAACCTTACAAAGGAAAAGGAGTTAAGTTTGTTGGTGAAGTATTAAGAAGAAAAGCAGGTAAATCAGCGTAA
- the rpsE gene encoding 30S ribosomal protein S5 produces the protein MMSKYKNVELVKPSGLELKDRLVSVNRVTKVTKGGRAFGFSAIVVVGDENGVVGHGLGKSKDVSEAIAKAVEDAKKNLVRIPLSGQSVPHEQKGKFGGAAVYLMPASHGTGVIAGGAVRAVLESVGVHDVLSKSQGSSNPHNVVKATFDALLQMRSAVTVAKQRGISLEKVFKG, from the coding sequence ATTATGTCTAAATACAAAAATGTAGAATTAGTAAAACCTAGCGGTCTTGAATTAAAAGATCGTCTGGTAAGTGTAAATCGTGTTACCAAAGTAACAAAAGGAGGTAGAGCTTTTGGCTTTTCTGCTATTGTTGTAGTAGGTGATGAAAACGGTGTAGTAGGTCACGGATTAGGAAAATCTAAAGATGTTTCTGAAGCTATTGCCAAAGCAGTAGAAGATGCAAAGAAAAACTTAGTTAGAATTCCTTTAAGTGGTCAATCTGTACCTCACGAACAAAAAGGAAAATTTGGTGGAGCAGCAGTATATTTGATGCCTGCATCTCACGGTACCGGAGTAATCGCTGGTGGTGCTGTTCGTGCAGTATTAGAGTCTGTAGGAGTACATGACGTATTGTCAAAATCTCAAGGTTCATCAAACCCTCACAATGTAGTTAAAGCAACTTTTGATGCTTTGTTACAAATGAGAAGTGCTGTTACTGTTGCAAAACAAAGAGGTATTTCTTTAGAAAAAGTTTTTAAAGGTTAA